The Solanum stenotomum isolate F172 unplaced genomic scaffold, ASM1918654v1 scaffold30106, whole genome shotgun sequence genome segment GGGATTTGAGCAGCGTGAGGGCAAGAGGGCTCGTCATTCAGGTGATTATGGTGGGGCTCTGCCTAGGAGTCGAGGTTACTTAGGGAGAGGTTATCACTCTCAGTCTAGCAGACCCATTCATGCTGCTATACCAGCGTCTGAGGCTGGTTACGCCGGGCATAGTTCTTCGAGTTGGGTGCATACTTCACAGGGTTTATCTTCTAGACCTGTAGGCCGTGGAGGACATTCTGGTCATTCAGGTTCCTCTCATCAGCCTACGTCTCGTAAGGGTTGTTTTGAGTGTGGTGATATGGGACACTTTGTGAGAGATTGCCCTAGGACCAGACGTGGTGGCTTGCATCA includes the following:
- the LOC125851789 gene encoding uncharacterized protein LOC125851789, translated to FEQREGKRARHSGDYGGALPRSRGYLGRGYHSQSSRPIHAAIPASEAGYAGHSSSSWVHTSQGLSSRPVGRGGHSGHSGSSHQPTSRKGCFECGDMGHFVRDCPRTRRGGLHQGSQALTSRAAQPPTRGGVQSGRGGSHSGRGGSSSGRGGGRGSSQYEGG